A segment of the Chlorocebus sabaeus isolate Y175 chromosome 15, mChlSab1.0.hap1, whole genome shotgun sequence genome:
CAGCCCACCTTCTCTTCAAGTCTCAGGGCTTATTGCTGGGTTCTTCTGCTCTGGAAACTCATCCAGTCCGGGTTAGGTGTCTTCCTATGTGTATACACAGCCTATATACCTTTTCTACATGAACACATACCATATTCTATTGAGGTGTCTAAGTACACCCAAAGCAAAGACGGCCTATTTTCCCCGGGATGGAGCCATCACCTGGTGGTCTAACCACCCTCAACTCCTGACTTTTCTCTTGCCctcctctttacttttttctttctttttctttttttttttggagttgcactctgtcagccaggctggaatgcaatagcgcaatctaagctcaccgcaacctctgcctcctgggttcaaatgattcttctgcctcacccccccaccgagtagctgggattacaggcgtgcaccaccatacctggctagtttttgtatttttagtagagatgaggtttcaccatgttggccaggctggtcttgaacttccaacctcaggtgattcgcccaccttggcctccttcTTTATTAACTGAGTTTCTCAGTCTTGCCTGCACATaagcatcacctgggaagctttcaAAAAATATCTTTGCCTGGCCTGATGCCCAGAAAATTCTGATTCGATTGATCTGCTTTGGGACCTGGGCATAGGTGTTCAAAAAGGATTCCACTGTGAAGACTGGAAGGCTTCCGTCTTTCAGGTCTTTTCCTTAGGTATTTCCTACCTTCAaaatcctctttctctttctgtttttaaacttATCTTCATGTTCAGTGACTCCCAGAGACattacttagccctctatgtaaACTGCCCATAAAATACAAAGGGATACAGATTGTGGGGGTCCATCCCCCACTGGGTTCACTTGGCttcctttcacatttctcttGAACTTGAGAAGGCAGCAACCACAAGATCTGAGATTCATCAGGCTCCCTCATAGGTGGGGTACCATTGAGAAAGCTGTCTTACCCAGCAGAATGAGCAAAACACCAGCCAGCTGGGCCCGCCTGTACTTAGCCACACCGGGCTCATGGCCCATCCGGATGAAGGGAAGAACAGTCAGCAGCAGTAAAATGGCTGGCAGACCCAGGACTGAGGCAGCAATCATCAGGGCACGGCAGGCCTGCACATAGCCTGGGAACAAGAGAGCAGATGGGAAAAGTTAGACCACGGGGTTCTCTTGCTTCCTGAGTCCTGCCTTAGGGAAATTCAGCAtcatctcccttcctccctcttggCCCATTCCAGGACTTGGAAGGTGCTAGTATTGTCCAAGGTCACTAAGcacttttcaacttttaaaacaacTCAGCAAGAAAAAAGGGGGCTGGAGAGACTAAATGGGGGCCCCTGGTTTAGGCCACTTGGCCAAGTTTCCAGGATGGAGGGGCCAAGAGTCCATTTACATTATTACATCCCCATGAGAAAGTTCAGATGAAAACTCAAATCTCCCAAGAATCATTCTGTGAGGGCCAAGTCACTTAACCATGATGTCTTACTTTCCACATCTATAAAGTaacaataggccaggcacggtggctcacacctataatcccagcactttgggaggccaaggcaggtgaatcctctgaggtcaggagttcaagaccagcctggccaacatggcaaaactccatctctactaaaaatacaaaaattagcctggtgtggtggtgtgcgcctgtagtcccagttactcagggaggctgaggcaggagaatcgcttgaacctgggaggcggaggttgcagtgagctgagatagagccactgcactccagcctgggtgacagagcaggactctttctcaaaataaataaataaataaagtattgatAATAATGTAATAGTACCTGCATCTCTCTAATAGAATTCTACCGAAGATTACGTTAGTTAATTTATGCAGTGCTTAAAACGGTGCCTATACCAAATCCTCAAAAAAGGTTAATTGTTATCATTGGTGTTCTTTGTCTGTCTCAGTGCAGTGCTTTCATCTCCAGGTGTCCTAGGTGATTTTCTCCTAACCACGTGCTTTCATTCACATTGGCTGTGGCCCTAACCCAGACTAAGCTAAAATTCAGGCTTCCTCTCTTTGCTGTCTCCCCAGAGGCTGCTGTCCTCATGGATCCTGCCCCTAAATGGTTGGGTGCCATCTGCTTCCCCCACAGTACCCTGGGCATCCTTCCTCAGCTGTCCATCATTGCTTAAAAGGCATCTCTCCAGCCCTCAGGGCTCCTGGATGGCAGACACCTGCCTTGGTATTCATGGAGTTAACACAGTGCCCACAACAGATCATGGAAACAATTGCAAATCAAGGAATAAGAGAACTAAAAAATAGAAGAGTAGAGAAAAACTACATGAACTTTATCCTGTCAAGTAAAATGCCAAGTAAAAACTTTATTAAGAAACAGATTACAATATGTGtcatatttatttagaataactCTGACAAGACACTGGGAGAATTTCACAGACAaatttgtttcacttttaaaTGTAATGTTTCTCATTAAAACTCTCCCTCCTCTTAAAAAAGTGGGGGGCGCATTTATTACTTTCCCTTCTTTGCTCAGAAGGAACTAGTACTAGCGGCCTGGGTGAGGCAGAGTTCATAGCAAAGCCAGGAAACTTGCCCGACATCTGCCTCACACACCAGGACCCTCATGTGCACAAAGTCCTAACTTCAACGCTGTCCCTTAGCAAGGTACGTTTTGCCAGAATTCGGGCTTCACAAGGGCCCTCTTCCAGCACTGCCCATCTCAGCTCCTTCAGAATTAAAGATAATCAGTCAAGTGTCTACTGACTTGAAGATCTCCAGAAAGGAGCTCCAGGAAGTCTGAGGCCCATCCCCTGACCCAGCCATCTGCCCCTGCAGCTTGTAGAGAGCCAGCACCCACACAAAGGAGGCAGTCAACTGGCAATGCAGGTTCTGAAATCCACGGCACTGGCTGTCCACATGCTACAGTGCCAAGGCCATGTCCGGACACGAAAAGATAGGGACTGAGGACTGTTACTGCCTCCACCCAAAGTGTGACggagagggaaggcaggaaggactAGCACCGCCCCCCACTCCCCCAATATGCACTCCCCTCTGGAGGATGGCCTTTGTTCTCTGAAAACAAACCACTTGGCATTGAATGCTCAGTAAAGTTAATTTCAGGAGAAGGAAGCAAAGGTAATTTTATGCTTCAAAGATCCCTACAAATCCCATGCCCAGCttttaataaaatactataaCTACCATTCATGAAGCGTCTACTATCTCAAAGGAGATTACAtttcttatctcatttaatcctcaaataaTCGTGAAAGATGGGTGGTTAATCtgattttaactttttcaaaagaagacaaccGTGGTTCACTGATGCTAGCAATTTGTTCCCCGTCACCCAGATGGTGAGTCCTGGATCCCGGAGGCTGCCCTGGGTCTGCCAACACCAGCATTAGCCAAAGCTGAGTCTAGATCTGGGTTTGTTGACCTCTGGCCTTCTGAAAGTTCAAAATGAAGTAAAGGATAGCGTAAGGCAAGCCAGGCAAGCACTGCCCGCAGCTATTGTGTGCCAGAGGCCATGCCAGGTccagaagaggaagcaaagagAATTAACAGGACGGCATCTCTATCTTCAAGGGATTTAAAACGTAGTGGGAGAACTTCACTCACGAACAATcaacaaaaaacaagataaaatgtgCCTTTGTGGGGATAAGAGCCAAGTACTAGGCAGCAAGGAGGGAGGGATTCAGATTCCGACTGCGAAGACTGGAAATAGGGGGTGCTTGGAGGAGGCTTAAGGGGCGAGCAGAGTCTTTTATCTGACTGGCGGCTTCAGGAACAAGTTTCTCCCCATCTTGAGGAAACCGGGAAAATCCTTTAAGTGAGCACAATCCACGAAGGCTGGGGAACAGAAGCCCACCTTGTAGAGACCAGGATAAGGACATGCCTTTGGGGCAGGACAGAGATTCCAGCAGAAAACCAAGGGGGTGCCCCCGACCTCGCCATTGCCCAGCTGGCTCGTGGTTTGAATCTGAATTGAGACTGTCGCCCAGAATGTTTCCACAGGACACAGGTGAAGATGTGGCCCCTGGCCCGCGCTAGGCTGTCAATTTTTAGCTCCCCTTTCCACTCTGAGGCACGCTGGAGGGGTGGCGGCGAGCGACCCTCGGCGGCGCGCTCCGTGTCTCCCCAGTGGAGTCCGCCCTCCGAGGAGCCCCTGCTCGTCCCTATCCAACCCAGCGGCGCGGAGCGGGAACCGGCGTCACCGCAGCCCCGCGGTCTGACGCGCCCACAGCAGGGGCGGGGGCAGCGGAGACGGCCCTGGGCACATGCGGGAACCAACCTGTCATTTCCCAAACCAGGCAGCCCAGAGCGCCTTGGACGTGAATCGCTCAGCGGCTGGGCGGACAGAGCTAGGAGGGCTCTAACCTGGCTGGGGCGCTTCTCCCATCCTATGAGGACCGGGAAACTCAGCCTAAGCCGGTTCGATTCTCCTGTCCGCTTGTGTTACACGCTCCTTCTCACCTCTGCGGGCGGAATCTAACGCGAAGGCTCGGCGCCCCGGGGAAGGCCTGGCGGGAGCGGgaaggactttgggaagccgacgGTGGAAGGATGCGGGCTGGGGCCGCAGTAATTAATACGGACTCAGTTCCTATTATGTGTTCCGGTTTGTTCATTCTCAAGGGGACTCGGCCAGTGTTACCACCGGCCACACTGCCACTGTTACCCCAAATTCCAGATAAGAATactgaggcctagagaagttAAGTTCCGGGGTGCCTAATTCTTCTACAAGGTGGGACTAGGGATGTCAAAAACGTACCCAAAGATCTTCAAGCCCCCAAAATGTCTCTGTGACCGCCGTCTAATATCCCGCTCTTTACCCAGAGGATAAGGATTGGGGAGCCTCCGCCAAGCTCGTGTCCTTACCCGGCAGGATGAGGATGTCCACCAGGGGCTTGCAGTGGTACAGCCCCGTGGCCATGACGCAGTCGGCCCACAGCCCCTTGGAGCCCAGCTCATCCAGCTTGCGGCAGGTGGGGATGGTGTAGCCGCAGGTCACCACCCAGTCATTGGTGGAGGTGGTCACGATGACGCCGATCCAGCCCACGAAGCTCGTGACGAAGCCCACCACCTGCAGGCACGTGGCCACCATCGTGCGCGCCAGTTTGTCCCCGTGTCTCGCCCCTCACGGCTGTGCCTGGGCCCGGGCTGGACAGTGCCTGCCCAGATACGTCTCCCACGCTCGCGAGTCGCTGGAGGGCGACGGCCCGAGGCGGGACACTGGAGGCGGAGGTCGGCGCGGGAGGCTGTGAGCTCAGCGGCGAAGGGCTCACGGCCGGGACAGCAGCGCTGCTGGGCAGCGTGCCCCCGCCCCCTCTTTAAGCCCCGCGGCTCGGGCCGGCGAACACCAATCGGCTGCAGCCCCGGGGCCCGCCGGCCAATcgcggggcggggccgggaggGGAGGGTGAAGGGGAGCAGAGCAACCCCAGGGGGTCCATTGGGCCGCCCCGCCCCGTCCGCAGCGCAGTCCCGCGATGCAAAGTAAAACAATTCCATCCAGGTCCAAAGAAACGTAGAGCGCAAAGAGGGCGTGCGTTTGTCGAGAGTTCTGTTCTGCTGCGACTGGTTTCTTTTCTTATAGCCCCTCTCTCCTCTCAGTCTCTGGGTCTCCCTTCCGCTCCGACCCTCCTCAGTTCCTCCCTGTTCGCTCTTTCTTCCCTGCTGAGAGCACTGCAAGGGCGCTCGATACAGTCCCCCGACGACCCAGGATTGTGACAGCCTGAAAAGTGCGGTAGGGACAGATGCGAAGCATTCAGTACACACAGTTACTAGAAGAAAGAAAACGATGCTTTTCAGTGGTTGAACATCATCAACGGCAAACGTGGCCATGGTAATGGTGGCAACAGTAGCAACTCACATTTATCGAGCTGTGTTATATATTATGAAGATGCATTTTACatgcattagctcatttaattctcataacagccTTTAAGGTAGGAACAATTGTTAATTACACAtgctaggccgggcgtggtggctcacacctgtaatcccagcactttgggaggccgaggtgggcggatcacctaaggtcaggagttcgagaccagcctgaccaacatggtgaaaccccatctctacagaaaacacaaaaagtagctgggcatggtggtgcatgcctgtaatcccagctacttgggaggctgaggcaggagaataacttgaaggagactgcagtgagccaagattgagctactgtactccagcctgggcgactgagacATCGTCTCAAAAGTaaactgcaacaacaacaaaattacacTCACTAGCCATAGAGAAACAGCACGAGAAGGTTAAgttgcccaagttcacacagctaggaaggggTAGATACCATGGGCCCATCTCATCCCTTTCATGAACCATTTCTGGGAAACTGTCCTGATTATCAGTCTAAAAATTCCTAAAGGGTTCATGTGTCCCATTTCAGATGCATTAAAAGCTACAGCAGACTTCTCTGGCTCactgtaaataaattaatatctGTACCCCACTGAGAAAACTGCCTAGCCCAGAATGAGCACTCTGATAGTGTAAagctatcatcatcaccatcaacatcattaAGCCACCATGCATACAAATAGGCCCCATTATCTGCACCTTTTTATTCAGATAGGGAAGTCCTCCTTGAGCTGTATTTACATTCAACAGTTTTCACTCCCTTTGAAACATTTGGCTTATCTTATTATCTCCTTCTATCCATTCCCTTGGACCACTGCCTCCTCACCAATCATGAGACTTAAACATGTGAGGATTTCAGCAAGCACAAAAACTTCCTGCTCAGCATTCTAAAATCTAAGATAGACCATAAATCACAGGTACTGAGCTTTCCCAAAGCCAGCCCTAATGCTGGTTATCAGTGCAATCACCATGTCTTCTAGGAAAGCCTGGACTTGAGGAGACAATTACATTTCCCTGGAGATCCCAAGGAAATCAAGTGCACACACAGGAATGGCTCTTGTAATTGATAGTAGAGTGTCAAGTACAAGGGTCACAGTaatcacccaggaagcacagtgACTAAGAATGCAGGTCAACTGCCCAAGTTCAAATACTGGCTCCATTACTTTTTGGCTGTGGGGCAAAGTAACTTTATCATTCTTGGCctccttttctcatttgtaaaatgaggatgaaaacTGTACCTACCTCATAGCTTTTTTATTATTCTGTgagttattaggttggtgcaaaattattaaacataacGGCAAAAACCATGATTGCTTTTGTACCCAACCTAATAATACAGATGCAGAACTTAAAGTAACATTTGGTACAAAGTAAGTGTTCAGAAATCCCTGGCTAATGTGATGCTTCAGaacgttgttgttgttgttgttgttgttgttgttgttgttgttgttgttttgagacaagatctcactgtgtcaccccagctacagttcagtggcgtgatcacggctcaccgtAGCCTTGAACCCcaggactcaaatgatcctcctacctcagcttcctgagtagctaagactacaggcatgagtcaccatgcccagctaatttttttttcttagtagtaGAGagacggtctcactatgttgcccaggctggtcttgaactcctgtgctcaagcaatccacctgccttggcctcccaaagtgccaggattataggcgtaagccagcACGCTTGGCCTGATTTTGCATTCTTATGTATCCTCCCTATATTCATATGAGTTTGATTTGTGGAAACTATTCCGTAGGAGTATGTTccgagtgagccactgtgtgtgggGGACGTTTTATCACCAGAgtctatggactgaatgttttcagatatttccttataacacttttttaaaatggcttttgtgCTAAGTACAACATAAAACCCAAGCAACATTAACTTACCGGAAAAGCCCTCATGAAATCTGCACTCTTACGCCTCCATTAGAATTTGACATTCGAACCATGAAACTTCAACCAATCAGAATTCGATAATGCCCAGATCATCCACAGGTCACACACACATAGTGTTTGTAAAGCCAGATTTCAGAACTCAGGTactaaatggttaaaaaaaaaaaaaaaaattgccagattTTTTTTGCTATCTTGGACTGGGACCTCCTAGGTTCACATTCTGTCTTCACCACTTGAGCTGGCCCTTCACCTACATGACTCTCAGGTTCTTCATGTACAGAGTGAGATAGTAAATACTCCCTTAGGGTATGGTGAGGATCAAGTGAGATAATTTATACGAAGTACTCAGCATAGTGCCCAACACTGCTGGACACTCATTCACATTAGACACTGTTAGAATGATTTATAGGCAGCATAGATCAATTGGAAATGGGAGTTGCCTTTGGTAGAGATACAAGCTAAATAATGaggttattattatcattatcccaTGAAAGAAATTGTAAAGCCAGTGTCTAATCCATTCCAGCATAGATGTACAAAAGGCCACTTGAGGAGGCCACAAGATGTAACCTGTTTGAATTCATTAGCCCAAGGTAAAGAGAGGGCTTGTCCCTtcaaaaggaaggcaggaagccaTGGAAGCAAAGAGAACTGGAGGCCAAGAGGCAGAGAGACACAATGGGAATCCTTGACTATTTTCAGAGTCTGTGGCTTACAGACTCTGAGGATGCAGTGCTATTAGCAAGTCCCTGTAGGGTGGGGAAGTCCCTCAAGCTATCTTAGCTGAGATTTTTGCTAAAATCATCCAcactggggccgggcacagtggctcatgcctgtaatcccagcactttgggagaccaaggtgggcggatcacgaggtcaggagtttgagatcagtctggccaacatggtgaaaccccgtctctactaaaagatagatagatagatagatagatagatagatagatagatagatagatagatagataagctggtcgtgctggcaggcgcctgtaatcccagctactcaggaggctgaggcaggagaatcgcttgaacctgggaggcggaggttgcagtgagccgagatcgtgccattgcactccagcctgggtgacaagagcagacttcatctcaaatatatatgtatatatacaaaattaggcaggcatggtggcacatgcctgtaatcccagctactcgggaggctgaggcaggagaatcccttgaacccaggaggcataggtggtggtgagccaagatcgcaccattgcactccagcctgggtgacaagagcagactccatctcaaatatatatgtatatatacaaaattaggcaggcatggtggcacatgcctgtaatcccagctactcgggaggctgaggcaggagaatcccttgaacccaggaggcataggtggtggtgagccaagatcgcaccattgcactccagcctgggcaacaaaagcaaactctgtctcaaaaaaaaaaaaaaacacccatccACATTGCTTGGCTGTGTCTCTGCTCCCAAACCCTCTTTGTGATTAAGACCTGACTTCCCATGCAGCACAACTTACTCAACTGATATTCTGGGTCTGCACATTCTCAGGTACCCTTTAGTTGTAAGAGTCAGTCTCTCAAGGTCTAATCACCCTCAGATAAATGTCAATGATTGGTCCCCAGACCATCCAGACAAAGGtcttctcagttaattttttctCAGCAAACCCTGCCATGCCATCGCTTCACATTTCTACAGTACATATCAGAACTAGGAAAGTATAGCTGAGACCTGATTTCAGGTCTTCTATCCCTAAGTCCAATGTTTGTTTCCATTATAAAAAAAATGTAAGACGAGTCATATGCTCTATGGCTTGAGCATAAGTTCGTTCCTTCATCTTATTCTTATTCAAAGGTATTTGAAGGGGAGGATTAGGGGATTAGGGCCAGTAAGGCCCTAAAACCCAGGTGTGAACTAAACAAAGGAAAAGTCCTGGTTAACTGTTCTTCTACCACTTACACCTAAAAATAGTTAAACTAAAATGCTATCCAGTTAGAGCACAAATGCACATCACAAGGCAGATGTGACTGCTGGCAAGCATCAAAAACCCACATTGAGAGCAAAGTTTGGGCCAAGGAGTAAGCTCTTAGCGCCTGCTAGTGGTTATCTTTTATCATTGCATGGCCGGTAAAAAACTGAAG
Coding sequences within it:
- the CLDN11 gene encoding claudin-11; its protein translation is MVATCLQVVGFVTSFVGWIGVIVTTSTNDWVVTCGYTIPTCRKLDELGSKGLWADCVMATGLYHCKPLVDILILPGYVQACRALMIAASVLGLPAILLLLTVLPFIRMGHEPGVAKYRRAQLAGVLLILLALCAIVATIWFPVCAHRETTIVSFGYSLYAGWIGAVLCLVGGCVILCCAGDAQAFGENRFYYSSGSSSPTHAKSAHV